Below is a window of Catalinimonas alkaloidigena DNA.
ACGTACCGCGACATCCTTTCGGGCCTGCTCGACGTCTACCTGTCGATCACGTCCAACCGGATGAACCAGATCATGAAGGTCCTGACGATCATCTCCACGATTTTCATCCCCCTCACGTTCATTGCCGGCATCTACGGCATGAACTTCGACCATATGCCCGAGTTGCACGAACGCTGGGCCTATCCGGCGGTCTGGGGCGTGATGATTGCCATCTCCGTAGCACTCCTGATCTTTTTCCAGAAAAAGCGTTGGCTATGAGCCAGTTATACAATTACAATTCCACCATCAAAACAAGCTAACGCTTCCCTTGTCCACGCAAGCGATCCTCTGTTCCCTGACTGCATGATTCAACTTCGGTTTCACCCCTTTCGCCTGGCTCTGCTCGAGCCGTTCACCGTTTCGTACGGCACCCGTACCCACCAGGAAACGCTGATCGTAGCGCTGCACGACGGCCAGCACAGTGGGTTCGGCGAAGCCCCGGCCATCTTCTATTACGGCGTGACGGTACAGCAATTTCAGGATGCCCTGGAACAACACCGCGACGCCATCGAAGCCTGGAATCCGGCCGACACCACTCCCGAAGCGTTTTGGGAAACGATGGCCCCCCGGCTGGCTACCATGCCTTTTGCGCTGTGCGCGTTGGATTGCGCCGCGCACGACCTCTACGGCAAGCGACTCGGCCAGTCGCTGTACCAGCGGTGGGGATATACGCTCGATACGCTGCCGCTGTCGGACTACACGCTCGGCATCGACGAAATTCCGGTGATGGTCCGGAAGATGCGCGATTTTCCGTGGCCGGTCTACAAAATCAAACTCGGCACACCCGACGACATTGCCATGGTCCGCGAACTCCGTCGCCATACGCAGGTGCCCCTGCGGGTGGACGCCAACGCCGGCTGGCAACCCGACCAGGCTCTGCGCAACATCCGGGCGTTTCAGGAACTGAACGTGGAGCTGATCGAACAGCCCCTGCCGCCCGCCGACCTGGAAGGCGCGCGCTGGTTGTTCGAACGCTCGCCGATTCCGCTGATGGCCGACGAAAGCTGCCAGCGCGAAGCCGACGTGGCTACC
It encodes the following:
- a CDS encoding dipeptide epimerase, which codes for MIQLRFHPFRLALLEPFTVSYGTRTHQETLIVALHDGQHSGFGEAPAIFYYGVTVQQFQDALEQHRDAIEAWNPADTTPEAFWETMAPRLATMPFALCALDCAAHDLYGKRLGQSLYQRWGYTLDTLPLSDYTLGIDEIPVMVRKMRDFPWPVYKIKLGTPDDIAMVRELRRHTQVPLRVDANAGWQPDQALRNIRAFQELNVELIEQPLPPADLEGARWLFERSPIPLMADESCQREADVATCAHHFHGINIKLAKCGGLTPARRMVAQARQLGLQVMVGCMTESTVGISAAAQLLPVLDFADLDTPMLLRTDVASGVRFEQGKVVYAQENGTGVRMLPTTEAERL